Proteins encoded within one genomic window of Mya arenaria isolate MELC-2E11 chromosome 13, ASM2691426v1:
- the LOC128214247 gene encoding serum paraoxonase/arylesterase 2-like isoform X1 → MLRSVVSAVVLGLVLHYAMKYRDWAGFSINIIPKVRPGPCHYARKDGGTEDLTYIGDGIFIASGGYKWNSDRGEILSIDVNDETSVMTPLTITDAPNSDGFMVRCHGISAWRDPESGTIYLYVLTHPESADRVEVFEVVLKGLHLRHIRSIVDPSFTFMKDLVAVGRDQFYITRYNWFRSFVWIRLSHWLHIPEGPILFYDGGQVMRALPDSYFLPNGINASPDKKTIYMAELGTKTIHALQRDDSNKLTTTWKEYVDSAVDNIEVDKDTGDLWIGSHPITFRIVDFFGWFGKIPASQVLRIKIRDGVMTSLEEIYADDGDELNASTVAAYGAGKLVIGSLFTQTVVCDVKYLTK, encoded by the exons ATGTTGCGGTCAGTTGTGTCCGCGGTGGTGTTGGGTTTAGTTCTTCACTATGCCATGAAATACAG AGACTGGGCAGGATTTAGCATAAATATCATACCCAAAGTTCGCCCTGGACCGTGCCACTATGCTCGGAAAG ATGGCGGGACGGAAGACCTGACCTACATTGGAGATGGTATTTTTATAGCGTCTGGC GGATACAAATGGAACAGCGACCGCGGTGAAATTTTATCCATCGACGTCAACGATGAGACGTCAGTTATGACGCCGCTAACAATCACAGACGCACCAAATAGTGACGGCTTCATGGTTCGGTGTCACGGAATATCAGCTTGGAGGGATCCAGAGTCCG GCACTATATACCTGTACGTATTAACCCATCCTGAGTCGGCTGATCGCGTGGAAGTGTTCGAGGTCGTCCTGAAGGGACTTCATCTTAGACATATTCGCTCCATTGTTGACCCAAGCTTCACATT CATGAAAGACCTTGTAGCGGTGGGCCGCGACCAGTTCTACATAACGCGCTACAACTGGTTCCGGTCGTTCGTGTGGATCCGCCTCTCACACTGGCTCCACATCCCGGAAGGCCCCATCCTGTTTTACGACGGAGGTCAGGTGATGCGCGCTCTCCCGGACTCATACTTCCTACCGAACGGCATAAACGCATCTCCAGATAAAAA gACAATATACATGGCCGAATTGGGCACAAAAACAATCCACGCATTACAGAGGGATGACAGTAACAAGTTGACAACAACATGG AAAGAGTACGTGGACTCGGCTGTGGACAATATAGAAGTTGACAAGGATACGGGGGACCTGTGGATCGGCTCTCATCCCATCACTTTTAGGATTGTGGACTTCTTCGGGTGGTTCGGAAAAATACCGGCATCACAG GTTCTACGAATAAAGATACGTGATGGTGTGATGACGTCATTAGAAGAAATTTACGCAGACGACGGTGACGAGCTTAATGCGTCGACGGTGGCGGCATACGGAGCCGGGAAACTTGTCATTGGGAGTCTGTTCACACAAACTGTCGTCTGTGATGTCAAATACTTGACGAAATAA
- the LOC128214248 gene encoding short-chain collagen C4-like isoform X2: protein MSSSFGICRAEEEPICFSRYDYDRKMMKDMLIMEEKIQKLELALYKHSSVIQEHQRTIEKGSSYVSYTRWGRNDCPETSQLVYRGYAAGKHYTHKGSGSDTVCLPEDPTWSNYTDSVGDGYKAYIYGTEFDDSYTQIFPYNVNQQDVPCAVCLARKHTTLMIPGRNNCYNGWTKEYHGYLLTAYYDHSGPISHICVDFEPDFLPRGETNDNGHLLYLVEARCGSLPCPPYVNGRELACVVCTM from the exons ATGTCCTCTTCATTTGG CATATGCAGAGCGGAAGAGGAACCAATCTGTTTTTCACGTTACGACTATGACAGAAAAATGATGAAGGACATGTTGATAATGGAAGAGAAGATACAGAAGTTGGAACTCGCTCTGTATAAACACAGCTCTGTTATTCAGGAACATCAGCGCACAATCGAAAAAG GTAGTTCATATGTATCGTACACCAGATGGGGCAGAAACGACTGTCCGGAAACGTCACAACTGGTTTATAGAG GATACGCCGCTGGAAAACACTACACCCACAAAGGTAGCGGAAGCGATACTGTTTGTTTGCCAGAAGACCCAACCTGGTCTAACTACACCGACAGTGTCGGTGATGGATACAAGGCTTACATCTATGGTACCGAGTTTGACGATAGTTATACCCAAATATTCCCCTACAATGTTAATCAACAGGACGTCCCGTGTGCCGTTTGTCTTGCACGGAAGCATACAACACTGATGATACCCGGAAGGAACAATTGTTATAATGGATGGACAAAAGAGTACCATGGGTATCTCCTTACCGCCTATTATGATCATTCGGGACCCATAAGCCACATCTGTGTGGACTTTGAACCAGATTTTCTGCCAAGGGGCGAGACAAATGATAATGGACATTTGCTGTATTTGGTTGAGGCTAGATGCGGCTCTCTGCCTTGTCCTCCATATGTTAACGGCCGGGAACTGGCATGTGTTGTTTGCACGATGTAA
- the LOC128214248 gene encoding short-chain collagen C4-like isoform X1 — translation MNRTSNLAFTVFAYFFLLLLQSICRAEEEPICFSRYDYDRKMMKDMLIMEEKIQKLELALYKHSSVIQEHQRTIEKGSSYVSYTRWGRNDCPETSQLVYRGYAAGKHYTHKGSGSDTVCLPEDPTWSNYTDSVGDGYKAYIYGTEFDDSYTQIFPYNVNQQDVPCAVCLARKHTTLMIPGRNNCYNGWTKEYHGYLLTAYYDHSGPISHICVDFEPDFLPRGETNDNGHLLYLVEARCGSLPCPPYVNGRELACVVCTM, via the exons ATGAATCGTACGTCAAATTTAGCTTTTACTGTTTTCGCATATTTTTTCCTCTTGCTTTTGCAAAGCATATGCAGAGCGGAAGAGGAACCAATCTGTTTTTCACGTTACGACTATGACAGAAAAATGATGAAGGACATGTTGATAATGGAAGAGAAGATACAGAAGTTGGAACTCGCTCTGTATAAACACAGCTCTGTTATTCAGGAACATCAGCGCACAATCGAAAAAG GTAGTTCATATGTATCGTACACCAGATGGGGCAGAAACGACTGTCCGGAAACGTCACAACTGGTTTATAGAG GATACGCCGCTGGAAAACACTACACCCACAAAGGTAGCGGAAGCGATACTGTTTGTTTGCCAGAAGACCCAACCTGGTCTAACTACACCGACAGTGTCGGTGATGGATACAAGGCTTACATCTATGGTACCGAGTTTGACGATAGTTATACCCAAATATTCCCCTACAATGTTAATCAACAGGACGTCCCGTGTGCCGTTTGTCTTGCACGGAAGCATACAACACTGATGATACCCGGAAGGAACAATTGTTATAATGGATGGACAAAAGAGTACCATGGGTATCTCCTTACCGCCTATTATGATCATTCGGGACCCATAAGCCACATCTGTGTGGACTTTGAACCAGATTTTCTGCCAAGGGGCGAGACAAATGATAATGGACATTTGCTGTATTTGGTTGAGGCTAGATGCGGCTCTCTGCCTTGTCCTCCATATGTTAACGGCCGGGAACTGGCATGTGTTGTTTGCACGATGTAA
- the LOC128214247 gene encoding serum paraoxonase/arylesterase 2-like isoform X2: MKYRDWAGFSINIIPKVRPGPCHYARKDGGTEDLTYIGDGIFIASGGYKWNSDRGEILSIDVNDETSVMTPLTITDAPNSDGFMVRCHGISAWRDPESGTIYLYVLTHPESADRVEVFEVVLKGLHLRHIRSIVDPSFTFMKDLVAVGRDQFYITRYNWFRSFVWIRLSHWLHIPEGPILFYDGGQVMRALPDSYFLPNGINASPDKKTIYMAELGTKTIHALQRDDSNKLTTTWKEYVDSAVDNIEVDKDTGDLWIGSHPITFRIVDFFGWFGKIPASQVLRIKIRDGVMTSLEEIYADDGDELNASTVAAYGAGKLVIGSLFTQTVVCDVKYLTK; the protein is encoded by the exons ATGAAATACAG AGACTGGGCAGGATTTAGCATAAATATCATACCCAAAGTTCGCCCTGGACCGTGCCACTATGCTCGGAAAG ATGGCGGGACGGAAGACCTGACCTACATTGGAGATGGTATTTTTATAGCGTCTGGC GGATACAAATGGAACAGCGACCGCGGTGAAATTTTATCCATCGACGTCAACGATGAGACGTCAGTTATGACGCCGCTAACAATCACAGACGCACCAAATAGTGACGGCTTCATGGTTCGGTGTCACGGAATATCAGCTTGGAGGGATCCAGAGTCCG GCACTATATACCTGTACGTATTAACCCATCCTGAGTCGGCTGATCGCGTGGAAGTGTTCGAGGTCGTCCTGAAGGGACTTCATCTTAGACATATTCGCTCCATTGTTGACCCAAGCTTCACATT CATGAAAGACCTTGTAGCGGTGGGCCGCGACCAGTTCTACATAACGCGCTACAACTGGTTCCGGTCGTTCGTGTGGATCCGCCTCTCACACTGGCTCCACATCCCGGAAGGCCCCATCCTGTTTTACGACGGAGGTCAGGTGATGCGCGCTCTCCCGGACTCATACTTCCTACCGAACGGCATAAACGCATCTCCAGATAAAAA gACAATATACATGGCCGAATTGGGCACAAAAACAATCCACGCATTACAGAGGGATGACAGTAACAAGTTGACAACAACATGG AAAGAGTACGTGGACTCGGCTGTGGACAATATAGAAGTTGACAAGGATACGGGGGACCTGTGGATCGGCTCTCATCCCATCACTTTTAGGATTGTGGACTTCTTCGGGTGGTTCGGAAAAATACCGGCATCACAG GTTCTACGAATAAAGATACGTGATGGTGTGATGACGTCATTAGAAGAAATTTACGCAGACGACGGTGACGAGCTTAATGCGTCGACGGTGGCGGCATACGGAGCCGGGAAACTTGTCATTGGGAGTCTGTTCACACAAACTGTCGTCTGTGATGTCAAATACTTGACGAAATAA